CAGTTCCAGGCGCTCTGACTGTTTTTGCAACATAACTTCCATTTCGAATATAGCTATAAGAGGATTCAATGACATGATACGTTGAGACAATCGGATTATGTTGGCATCGTGGATACCCTGGGTTTCCTGGCAAACACTTTACTGAGCGTTCAGCAAAATGACTCCTGTTAGATGGATGCATTGAATCAATCCCTCCATCAGATCTTCGTGATTTGAAAATTCATATACTTCATTATTTTTTAAATCACGCACAGAGATACTTGATATTACTTTAAAATCTGAGAAGAAGCTGTACAGTTGTCATTAGAGAAATACAGCTACTTAAAAGAATCAACAGCAACAAACAATGCGTTTCATACACTCCATTACTTTGTTTTATTCTATTTATATGATATTATATAAATAGAATAAATTCAATAATTAATTTAAAACTAGGAGTGAATTTTATGAAAAATATCGCAGCTATTTTTAGTAGTGCAACCTTAATATTAATGGCTTTTGCAGCTCAATTTGGATTTCGATTTAGAGATATCTTACTTTATTGGCAACACACTCCACGTGATAAATATTTTCCAAGTGAACCTGGAGTTGAACCTCCCGTTATACCATTAGTACACTTAGAAGTAATTGTTCGCTTGATTCGAATAGCCATAATACTGTCACTCGTCTTTATTTATTTCGCGTACAAAGAAAACAAAATTCAAAAAACGTCCATGCTCAATAAATAGGACAACTCTTCCAAAATCGCACCACAAAAGCTGAGCAAAAGTCATCGTTAGCCATCGCTCCATACAATGTATCGGATGCAATCGCCAACGTTTGACTGCTGCTCAGCTATTTACAATGCTAATCTCAATTATTAATCTGAGTGTATTACGACTCGTCCACACCAGCAGCTTCTTCAATCACTAAATTCTCCAATGTTTGATATAAATCACCGGGTGTTAATTGTTTCAATTCGTCTTGCTGATAAACACGGCTAATCGTCCCACGATGCATGACAATGACTCGGTCACAATATGTAATCGCATCTTGCAAGTGATGTGTTATCATCAACGTCGTCAGTTGATAGGTTTCAATCATATATTGCGTCATCGCCATCACTTGTTTAGCAGTACGCGGATCGAGTGCAGCAGTATGTTCGTCCAATAATAATAATTGTGGTTGTTGCAAGGTCGCCATAATTAACGATACCGCCTGGCGTTGCCCACCTGACAAATTTTCCATCGGCACATCTAAACGTTTTTCCAAATCTAACTTAAACGCTACCAATTGATTTATCATTGCTTGATAATTTTCTTTATTTAACGAAACGTTAAAACCACGCGACTCGCCTCGTTTTTGCGCCAGCATCAAGTTTTCAAACACTGTCATCCGAGGAGCTGTCCCCATCCGTGGATCTTGAAACACACGTCCAATACGCTTAGCGATTTCTTTGGCTTTTAATTTTTTAATAGAAATTCCGCCGAGTAAAATTTCGCCACTATCAATAGGTAATTGCCCGGTCAAACAGTTCATCAAGGTAGACTTTCCTGCACCATTCGTCCCAATCACTCCAATCACTTCACCGGGTTGAATCACCAAATTAATATTATTTAAACCGATTACTTTTTCTCCCGTTTGACGCTTAAATTGCTTGGTTACATTTTTTAATTCAATCGATGCCTGAGTCATACCTATGCACCACCTTTCGTTGATATTGCTTGGCGAACGCTAATTGAAATCGTTGGAAATGCTAAAAAGATTGCTAGTACGATGGCTGAAATTAATCGAAAATCATTCGC
The genomic region above belongs to Aerococcaceae bacterium zg-1292 and contains:
- a CDS encoding ATP-binding cassette domain-containing protein, which encodes MTQASIELKNVTKQFKRQTGEKVIGLNNINLVIQPGEVIGVIGTNGAGKSTLMNCLTGQLPIDSGEILLGGISIKKLKAKEIAKRIGRVFQDPRMGTAPRMTVFENLMLAQKRGESRGFNVSLNKENYQAMINQLVAFKLDLEKRLDVPMENLSGGQRQAVSLIMATLQQPQLLLLDEHTAALDPRTAKQVMAMTQYMIETYQLTTLMITHHLQDAITYCDRVIVMHRGTISRVYQQDELKQLTPGDLYQTLENLVIEEAAGVDES